The following are encoded together in the Brassica napus cultivar Da-Ae chromosome A9, Da-Ae, whole genome shotgun sequence genome:
- the LOC106399413 gene encoding plasma membrane-associated cation-binding protein 2 translates to MANVEVEQVIAPAAENVEVPTKTVEEPVVVTEQAEEVVASAPAPAAVTEQESEAPVEETSKEVVVDEAEKKDEETEKKPEEPKVEEEEEKTETPVVVEEAKTEEKEEVTETPAVVEEEKKAEAQGVVAAGEVAAEKTEE, encoded by the exons ATGGCCAACGTTGAG GTTGAACAAGTGATTGCTCCAGCAGCAGAGAACGTTGAGGTACCAACCAAGACAGTGGAGGAGCCAGTTGTGGTTACCGAACAGGCGGAAGAAGTCGTGGCCTCTGCTCCTGCTCCAGCCGCCGTAACTGAACAAGAATCCGAAGCACCAGTCGAAGAAACGAGCAAAGAAGTGGTTGTGGATGAGGCAGagaaaaaagatgaagaaactgagaagaaACCAGAGGAGCCAAAggtagaggaggaagaagagaagacagAAACTCCGGTCGTTGTGGAGGAGGCAAAAACAGAAGAGAAGGAGGAGGTGACTGAAACTCCGGCGGTtgtggaggaggagaagaaggctgAGGCACAGGGAGTTGTGGCTGCTGGTGAAGTAGCCGCCGAGAAGACCGAGGAGTAA